The Streptomyces kanamyceticus DNA segment AGTACCGGATCACGTACGAGGAGACCGCCTGAGCCGGGGCGGTGGCGGCCCGTCCCCGGGACGGGCCGCCACGCGCGAGGGAGTCGGCCCCCGCCCTCAGCCCGCGACCGTGGCGAGAGCGCCGGGCTCGTAGGAGCCGCCCTGGTTGTTCAGGATCACGCCGAGCCGGTTGGTCGCGTTGATCATGGCGATCAGCGAGACCAGCGCGATGGCCTGGTCCTCGTCGAAGTGCTCGCGCACCCGGCCCCAGGTCCCGTCGGAGACCCCCGGCGACGCGTCGGCGATGCGGGTGCCCTCCTCGACGAGCGCCAGCGCGGCGCGCTCGGCCTCGGTGAAGACCGTGGAGTGACGCCAGGTGGCGACCAGGTTGAGCCGCGCGGAGGACTCGCCCGCGGCAGCCGCGTCCTTGCCGTGGATGTCGACGCAGAAGCCGCAGCCGTTGATCTGGCTCGCCCTCAACTGCACCAGCTCCTGGGTTTCCTTGGGCAGCGGCGACTCCTGGATCACCTGACTGACGGCGTAGATCCGCTTGCCGATCCTGGCACCGATCTCGCGGTCGAAGAGGTTCATACGGGGTTCCATGGCTACGTCCTTCGTGAAGTCGATCTGACGAACACGAGATGCCGGCCGGCCGGTTCCTGTGACAGGTCGGCGATGTGACGCAGAGCACCGCATCCGGGTGTCACACGACGGCGGGATCCGGCGTCTTGTGCGTGACACGGACGAAGAAGATGAAGAGGCGGGAGCGGACAGTGGACGAGCACGGCGAGCGACGGACGGGAACAGCCGAACGCGGCCCCGGTGACGACCCGATGGACTCCGCCACCCAGACGTTCGTCACCCACCGGAACCTGCTCTTCACCGTCGCCTACGAAATGCTCGGTTCCGCGGCGGACGCCGAGGACGTCCTTCAGGAGACCTGGCTCCGGTGGGCGGGCGTCGACCTCGACGCGGTGCGGGACCGGCGCGCCTTCCTGGTCAGGATGGTCACCCGCCAGGCGCTGACCCGGCTGCGTACGCTGCGGCGGCGCAAGGAGTCGTACGTCGGGCCGTGGCTGCCCGAACCGCTGTTGACCGCGCCGGACGTCGCCGACGACGTCGAACTGGCCGACAGCGTCTCGATGGCGATGCTGCTGGTCCTGGAGACGCTCGCGCCGACCGAGCGGGCGGTGTTCGTACTGCGCGAGGTGTTCGATCTGGAGTACGCCGAGATCGCGGACGCCGTCGGCAAGAGCCCTGCCGCGGTCCGTCAGATCGCCCACCGGGCACGGGCCCACGTCGCGGCGCGACGGCCGCGCGAGGTGGTCTCCCCCGCCCGGACCCGGGGCGTGCTCGCCGCGTTCCAGCGGGCGGTGGAGACGGGCGACCTGCAGCGCCTGCTCGACGTGATCGCGCCGGACGTGGTGCTCCTGACGGACGGCGGCGGCGTCGTTCGGGCCGCGCTCGCACCCGTGGTGGGCGCGGACGACGTCGCCGAGGTCCTGGGCAGGCTGGACGGTGTGATCCTTGAACCCGCCCAGGTCAACGGCGCTCCGGCGCTGATCGTCCGACGGGGCGGCGCGATCGACACTGTCATGGCGGTGCGCGTGGACGGCGGCCTGATCACCGGGCTGTACGCCGTACGCAATCCGGCGAAGCTCTCGCGCGTCGAGCGGGAGACACCCGTGAGCCGCTGAGCGGCCGCGTCACCGAAGCGGTGCGCGGCCGCCGCCCGAACCGCCGCACCTCACCAGATGCGCACACGCTCCGCGGGGTCGAGCCAGAGGCCGTCGCTCTCCGTCGTCGCGAACGCCTCGTGGAACTCGTCGAGGTTGCGGACGATGTTGGCCCGGAACTCCGGGGGCGAGTGCGGGTCGATGGTCAGGTACTGCTGCTCCTGCTCGGTGCGGCGCTTGGTGCGCCAGCAGTACGACCAGTTCATGAAGAGCCGCTGGGTGCCGGTGAGCCCGCCCGCCTCGGGGAGCTCCGCGGCGCCCAGGGAGATCAGGTACGCCGTGTGGCCGATGGTGAGGCCGCCCAGATCGCCGATGTTCTCGCCGACGGTCAGCGAGCCGTTGACGAACTCGCCGGGGAGATTGCGGGGCGAGAACCCGTCGTACTGCTTGATGAGCGCCTTCGACTTGGCCTCGAACGCCGTCTTGTCGTCGGCGGTCCACCAGTCGTTGAGGTTGCCCGCGCCGTCGTACTGCGCGCCCTGGTCGTCGAAGCCGTGGCCGATCTCGTGACCGATGACCGCGCCGATGCCGCCGTAGTTCTCCGCCGCGTCGGCCTCGGGCGAGAAGAACGGCTTCTGCAGGATGCCCGCGGGGAAGCAGATCTCGTTGGTGCCTGGGTTGTAGTAGGCGTTGACGGTCTGCGGCAGCATGAACCACTCGTCGCGGTCGACCGGCGAGCCGATCTTGCGCAGCTCGCGGTCGGTCTCGAACGCGGCGGCCGCCTGCGCGTTGGCGAGCAGGTCGCCGTCGGTGACCTGGAGCGCCGAGTAGTCGCGGAAGGTGTCCGGGTAGCCGATCTTGGGGCGGAACGTGGCGAGCTTCTCGTACGCCCGTTCCTTCGTCTCGTCGGTCATCCAGTCCAGGCGGGCGATCGACTGGCGGTAGGCCTCCAGGAGATTGGCGACGAGGTCGTCCATCATCGCCTTGGAGGACGGTGGGAAGTGCCGCGCGACGTACTCCTTGCCGACGGCCTCGCCCATGGCGCCCTCGACGAGCGAGACGGCGCGCTTCCAGCGGGCGCGCAGCTCGGGGGTGCCGTTGAGGGTGCGGCCGTAGAACTCGAAGTTGTTGCGCACGAACTCGTCCGAGAGGTACGGCGAGCAGGCGCGCAGGACCCGCGTCAGCGCCCAGTCGCGCCACTGCTCGATCGGCACCTCGGCGAGGACACCGGACAGGTGAGTGAGGTAGGACGGCTGGCGGACGCAGGTCTCCGCGATCGTGGCGTCCGATCCACCGAGGCCCTCGGCGAAGGCGCGCCAGTCGAACTCCGGCGCGAGCGCGGTGAGTTCGTCCAGGGTGGTGAGGTTGTACGTCTTCAGGACGTCGCGGGTCTCGGCCCGCTCCCAGTGGCCCGCGGCGAGCTTCGTCTCCAGGGCGAGGACGGTGCGCGCGGCGGCCTCGGGGTCCGCGTGCTTGCCGAGGGTGAGGAGATCGGTGAGGTGGGCGGCGTACTTCTCGCGGATCTCGGCGAACTTCTCCTCGCGGTAGTACGACTCGTCGGGCAGGCCGAGACCGCCCTGGAGGACGTTGAAGAGATAGCGGTCGGAGTCGCGGTCGTCGGAGTCGATGTACGAGCCGAAGAGGCCCGAGCCGCCGACGCGCTCGAACCGGCCGAGGAACGCGGCCAGCTCCTGGGTGCTGCCCAGGCCCGCGACCTCGTCGATCAGCGGCTGCGCCGGGGCGAGGCCGCGCGCGGCGATGGTCTCCTCGTCCATGAAGGACGCGTACAGCGCGGCGATCTTGCGGGCGTCCTCGGAGGCCGCGGCGCCGTCGGCGCCCGCCTGCTCGGCCAGCTCCTGGATGATCGTCTTGACCTGCTGCTCGGCGGTGTCGGCGAGCTGCACGAAGGGACCCCAGCTGGAGCGGTCCTCGGGGATCTTCTCGGTGTCCAGCCAGTGGCCGTTCACATGTCCGAAGAGGTCGTCCTGCGGTCGGATATCGGGGTTCATGCCCGCGCGGGCGTCATCCAGAATGCTCATCCAAGCAGCCTATGCGAGCGATCAGGCCCGCACGAAGGACCCGCTGTCCGCCGAGGGCGGACAGGCGCGTCCTCGGGGTGCGCTCCGGGTGCGGTTCAGTCCGTGAAGCGCTCCAGGATGCGGTCCATGCCGCTGTTCCAGTTCTCCTTCAGTGCCACGACGGCCGCGTCCAGATCGCCCCGCCGCAGGCACAGCGCGATGCGCTCGTGTTCCGCCGCCGAACGCTCCAGGACGTCCTGGTCGCCGAGGGCCACCCGTTCGTAGCGGTGCATCGTGACCTTCAGGGACGTGATCAGCTTCATCAGGCGATCGTTGGCGCAGCCCGAGAGGAGCAGGTCGTGCCAGGCGTCGTCGTAGCGCTCTATCACCTCGTGCGGGGCCTGCGGGACGGCGAAGGCATGGGCCTCCTCCAAAAGGCGCGGGGCGATCTCCGCGAGGTGCTCGGGGCTGCTGGACTGCAGCGCGAGCGCCTCCAGCGTCGCGACGATCGCCGTCAGGTCGCGGAACTCCTGTGCGCTCAGGGGGGTGAACCGGAAGCCCCTGCCGCGCTCGCTGGTGATGACGCCCTCGCGCTCCAGCGTGATCAGCGCCTCGCGCAACGGGGTGCGGCTGACGCCGAGTTCGGTGGCGAGCTGCACCTCGTTGATGGTCTCGCTCGTCGCGATCGTGCCGCTGCCGAGGCGCCTGAGCAGCTCCTCCTTCACCTGCTCGCGCAACGGACGGTTCTCGATTGGCATGTGCGACGGCCCCTCCCCTTAGGTGTGCTCGATTATCCGTTACCGGCTGGTCACGCGGTACCTGCGCCGTCGACGGGAATGATCGCTCCGCTGATGAACGCGGATGCGTCGGATGCCAGGAACGCCACGGTCTGCGCGATGTCGCGGGGCTGTCCGATCCGGCCGAGCGGGCGGTCGGCGGCTTCGGCGTAGAACCCGTCCGCGCTCTCGCCCAGCTGGCGGGCCTCGTCGGCGAGCATCCCGGTGGCGGTGTCACCGGGGCACACGCAGTTGACGCGGATGTTGTCGGGGCCGTGGTCGATGGCCATCGCGCGGGTCATGTTGACGACCGCGCCCTTCGACGCGCAGTACGACACCGCGCGGGCGCCGCCCGACATCCCCCATCCTGAGCCGGTGTTGACGATCGAACCGCCGCCCTGGGCCGCCATGCCGGGGATGACGAGACGGCTGAGCAGCAGCACGGAGCGGACGTTCACCGCCATCACCAGGTCCCAGTCGTCCTCGGTGATGTCGCACACCGTGGAGCGGCGGATGACGCCCGCGTTGTTGAACAGGACGTCGACGCCGCCGAACCGCTCCCGCGCGGCGGCGGCCACGGCCTCGCAGTCCGCCCGCCGCGAGACGTCACACCGTACGAAGGTGCCGCCGGTGTCCTTCGCGGTCTGCTCGCCCCCGTCGACGTCGATGTCGGCGATCACGACGCGGGCACCGAGTTCGGCGAGGACCTGCGCGGTGGCGCGGCCGATGCCGGCGGCCGCGCCGGTGACGATGGCGCGCTTGCCGTCGAGAGAGATCATCGTGGACTCCTTGTTCCTGTCACTCAATGGGTGGCGGGGTAGAGGGAGATGCGGCGGTGGCCGGTGAGTACGGGCAGGTATCCGCTCAGCTCGGCGTCCAGTTCCGGGTCTCCGGTGTCGAGGAGCAGCGGGCGGCCCCCGAGTGCGGCCAGCTTGTGTTCCGGGCACAGCACGAGCAGCCGGTCGCGGCCGCCCGCCGCGCGCAGTACGCGCGGCGAGATCTGCTGGTTGCCCCGGCCGAGCAGGAAGCCCTGGCCGCCGATCGGGGAGAGCCCGATCCAGCAGGGCCCCGCACCGATCCGGGCGAGCAGTTCCGCCTCGCCGGTGTCGCGCGCCACCACGTCGGCCCGCCCCGCGCGCAGGGCGAGCACGTCGACGCCCGCGAGTGACGCGTCGGCGCCTAGGGCGGTGGCCACGGCGCGGGTGGTGGTGCCGGGGCCGAGGACGAGCGGTCCCTCACCGACGCGCCCCGCGACCTCCGCCGCGATGCCGGTGGAGGCGTCGCCCGTGGTGGCCGTGCTGCCGGTCTTGCGCTGCTGCACGCGCGCGGGCACGTCCGGCACGGGCAGCCACCCGAACAACCGCGAGGCCACGCGCCCGTCCCGTAGCGCGCCCTCGTCACGGTCCATGACCTCCGCGTCCCGCAGCCGAACGCCCCCGCTACCGGCCAGCCACGCGCCCGCGACCTCGCCCGCCGCGGCGGGGCCCACGGCGAACACGGCGGAGTGCATCTTGACGCCGGTAGGAATCCCGAGCACGGGGCACCGGTCACCGCCCTCGCCGGGCACGGCTCGCAGCACGTCGCGCGCGGTGCCGTCGCCCCCGGCGAAGAGGAGGAGATCGACACCGGCGCCGACGAGGGCGCGGACGGCGGAGGTGGTGTGGGCGGAGGCGGTGACGGTGCCAGCGCCGGTGGCAGTGGCGCTGGCGCTGGCGCTGGCGCTGGCGACGGACCCGACCGGGTCGGCGGAGGTCGCGTCGCCAGAGCTGGTGCCGACCCCGGCCCCGGCCTCGTCCCCGTCTACGGAGGCCACCACAGCCCCAGCCACGTCGACGGACGTCGCGTCGCCAGAAGTGACGACGGACCCGGCGGTAACCGTGAAGGCGGTGCCGCCCCCAGGCGCGTCAGCGAATGCCGCGTCTGCCCTGATGGCAACCACGGAGGTCGCGTCGGTCCCGGAAGCGACAGGCCCGGTCTCGGCGGCGGAGGTGGAGACACACTCGGTGGTAGCCGCGGAGGCGGCGTCGGCCCCGCTCGCGTCAGGGGAGGCGGCGACGACGGTCGAGGTGGTGTGGGACCCGCCGGTAGCGACCGCCTCGGTCCCATCCGTGGCGACGGCGTCCGCGACGGTGGGGGCGCGCCTCTCCCCTCGCGGCGTGCTCGCCACCACCACCGCGACCGCCCGCATCGGCACGACCACCGGCACCAGCCCCGCCGCCCGCACCGCGTCCGCCCCCATCGGCCCCGGCACGGTCAGCACCTCCAGGTCCCCCGCCTCAAGCCGCGCCCGCAACGCCCGCAGCGCCTGCGCCGCTCGGGCACCGGCCAGCGGGCGCGCACCCAACTCCATTGCGCGGCGCACCCGTTCGGGCCCGTCCGTGCCGCCGAGGCCGACCCGGCCGCCGAGGCCGGCGACCGGGTTGACCACGAGGCCCACGCGGGGGCGTCTCATGCGGGTTCGCCCAGGATCTTGCGGCGGTAGGCGCGCCAGGACACCGCCCAGGTCTTCGGGTCGTCGAGGGCCTCGGGCCGCACCCGGTGGACGCTGGAGCGGTGCGGTGCGGTGCGGACGGTCTCCGGGTCCTCGTACGCCTCCCTCGCCACCTCCGTGAGGATCGCGGCGTACTCGTCGAGGTCCGCCCGGGAGTAGGACTCGGTCGGCTCCAGGGTCATCGGCTCGGGGACCAGGTACGGGTGGTGGCTGGTCCAGTAGTGCGTGCCGAAGTCGGCCGTGCGCAGGCCGATGTCCTCGGAGTGGACGCCGGTGTCCTCGTGCAGCTTCTCCCAGCTGTAGCGGACCTGTTCGACGCGCGGCCGCCCCTCGGCGTAGGGCACGGAGACGCCGGGGATCTGCCGGACCTTGTGGAGCAGGTAGTTGTTGTTGAGGACCGCCGTCTCGGCCGCCGCCCGCAGTCCGTCGGCGCCGAGCGTCATGATCCACGCGTAGGCACGGACGAGGTTCGGCACGACGCCGTGGAAGGGGCGCATCTTGCCGACGGACTGAGGGCGGTCGTGGTCCAGGAAGTGCCGCGTCCCGTCGAACTCGACCGTGGGGTAAGGGAGATAGGGCGCCAGCTCCGAGGTGACCGCGCAGGCACCCGCCGCCGGGCCCCCGCACGCGTGCGGCGTCGAGAACGTCTTGTGCAGGTTGAAGTGGCACAGGTCGAAGCCCGCGTCACGGGCGCGGGTGATGCCGAGGATGCCGTTGGCGTTGGCCTGGTCGTAGGAGCACAGGCCGCCCGCGTCGTGCACGATGCGCACGAACTCCTCGATGCGCGGGTTGTAGATGCCGGTGTCCTCGGGGTTGGTGATCAGCAGGGCGGCGGTGCGCGGGCCGACCGCGGCCTTGAGGGCCTCGATGTCGGGGTAGCCGTCCGCGTCCGGGTGCAGGGTGATCACCTTGAAGCCCGCGGTCTTCGCGCAGGCGGCGTTGGAGGGGTGCGAGAAGATCGTCGTGATGACCTCGTCGCGCTGCTCCGCCTCGCCGCGCGCCGCGAAGTAGGCGCGGATCATGGCGACGTTGGCGTAGATCGCGGCGGAGCCCGCCGCGGGCTGCAGCGAGACCCGGTCCATGCCGGAGATCTCCTTGAGGAGCTGCTCCAGGTCGTGGATGATCCGCAGCACGCCCTGGACGGTGTCGTCGTCCTGGAGCGGGTGGAGCGCGGCGATGCGCGGGTCGCGCACGAACTGGTCGTTGATCTTCGGGCTGTACTTCATGGTGCAGGTGCCCTGGCCGACGTCGATGTTCAGGTCGGCGCCCAGGTTCTCCTGGGAGAGCCTCATGTAGTGGCGCAGGACTTGTTGTTGGGAGAGTTCCGGCAGCGCGGGCGGTGTGGTGCGGCGCAGGGCGGCCGGGATCTCCGGGATGTCAAGGGACGGGTCGGGGGCCGGTACGAGGACGCCCCGCTCCCCCGGTCCGCCCAGCTCGAAGACGAGCTTCTCGTCCCAGGACGCCTGCTGGTACCGGCGCAGCCCCGGCTTCGGCGCGATGCGCGCGTCCTCCGGGGTCACCGACACGGGCATGTGGTGGTCGCTCACTTGACGATCTCCTCCAGGGTCGTGGCGAGCCGGTCGATGTCGGCCTTGGTGTGCACTTCGGTGACGCAGTAGACGGCCTCGCGATCCCCGGTCACCGCGCCGCCGAAGATGCCCCGCTCCTTGAGGCGGGCGCGGATCTCGGCGGCCGTGCGGGCGCCCGAGTAGCGGACGGTGAAGTCGGCGAAGTGCAGGGCTTCCCCGAACGGCACCTCCACACACGGGACTTCGGCGAGGCGTCGTCGCGCGTAGGCGGTGAGGGCGAGGATCGTCTCGCCGATCTCGCGCATGCCCTGCGGACCCATCAGCGCCAGGTACACCCCGGCTCCGATGCCGTGCAGCGCGGCCGCGGTGCCGACCCACTCCTTGCCCTCCTCGCGCCGCGCGAAGGAGGTCCGCTCGTAGGCGACGTCCCCGAAGCCGTACTCGCCCTCGACCGTGGTGGGCACCAGACCGAACAGTCGCGAGGGGAACTCGGCGACGAGCCGCTCCTCGTCGCGGGTGGCGATGAACCCGGCGTTGCCGCCGCCGAAGTTCTGGTGGATGCCGAGCGGCTGGATGTCGCCGCACGCGATGTCCGCGCCGTACGAGGAGGGGGGCGCGAGCGCGCCGAGGGTGAGCGGATTGCAGCCGACCACGTACAACGCCCCTGCCGCATGGGCCAGTTCGGCGAGCTCGGGCAGGCTCTCGTCGACGATTCCGGCCGCCGAGGGGGACTCCGCGTACACGGCGGCCACGTCCCCCGCGGCGAGGGCCTCGCGCACCGCGTCGAGGTCGGCGCGGCCGCTCTCGCGGTCCACGGGGACGACGCTGACGTCGTGATCGGGCCGTACGTAGTCCCGGATGCGCGAGAGCTTGTCCGCGTCGGTCGCCGTCGCCACCACGATCCCCCGGCGTCCGGTGATCCGGCCCGCCATGCGCAGCGCGGTGCCCGTGGCCTGGAAGCCGTCGTAGACGGGAACGTTCACGACCTCCACGTCGAGCAGTTCGGCCATCATCGACTGGTACTCCCACAGCGCCTGGAAGCGCCCGTGGTCCTCGTAGGGTTCGCCCGCGTACGCGGTGAGGAACTCGCCGCGGTTGACGATCTCGTCGACCACCGCGGGCACGTGGTGCTGGTAGCAGCCGGAGCCGAGGAAGCTCAAGGCTTGCCGGGTGCTGGTGTTGCGGGCGAGCAACTGCTCCATGTGGCGGCCGAGTTCGGCCTCCGAGGCCAGCGGCGCGGGCAGGTCGAGGGGGCGGTGCAGCCGGATCGCGTCGGGGATGTCGGCGTAGAACTCCTCGACGCTCGCGGCGCCGATCTCGTCGAGCATCGCCTGCCGGACGGCGGGCACCGTGTTCGGGATGTAGGGGTGGGCAGCGGGCTGAGCCTGGGACGACGTCATGCCGCACCTTTCGCGTGGCTGAGGGCACGAGGAAGCGGGACCCCGGGGCGGGCCAAGAGGTCGGAGGTCCATATGTGCAGGACCCTTGACGACCGGTCCTGTCATTCAGTGTTCTGAATACAGCATTAGGCATTCACTCCTCGGGAGGCAAGAGTGTCAACACGACCATCCCGGCGGCGCGTTGTGACCGCCGGACTCGCCGTCTCGGCGTCCGCGCTGCTCGGCTCCTGCGCCATGGGAGGCGCGGGCGGTGCGGGCGGCGACCCGCACGAGCTGGGCGGCGACGACGAGGACGGCTCGGCGGGCCAACGGGCCGCGAAGCTCACCGGGAAGATCACCGTCTGGTCGTGGGACGTGGCGGCCACCGCGATGAAGCGGCTCCGCGGCCCGTTCGAGGAGCGCCACCCCGGCGTCACCGTCGACGTCGTCGACATCGGCTACGACAACGCGTACGACAAGATCACCGTGGGTCTGCGCGGCGGCACGGGACTCCCCGACGTCCTCACCATGGAGGGCAGCTATCTGCCCCGCTACACCGCCAACTTCCCCACCGGGTTCTACGACGTGGCGCGGCGCGGCGGCCGGTTCCGCGACGACTTCGACCGGGCCGCCTGGCGCACGGTCACCGGTGGCGCGGGCCGCGAGAAGGTCTTCGGGCTGCCCTGGGACATCGGCCCCTGCGCGCTCTACTACCGCACCGACCACCTGCGCGCCGCGGGCGTCGACCCGAAGTCCCTGCGGACCTGGGACGACTACGTACGCGTCGGCGTCCGCGTCAAGGAGGCCACCGGGCACAAACTGCTCGTCCACGATCCGACCGGCTCGGGCATGTTCCCGATGCTGCTCCAGCAGCAGGGCCAGTCCTCGTTCGTCGACGGCCGCATCGCTCTGGAGACCCCGGCGGCGGTGCGGGCCCTGACGCTGATGAAGCGCCTGGCCGACCACGGCCTCCTCGCCTACGAGAAGAACTGGGACGGCCTGGTCACCGCCCACAAGGAGGGCAAGGTCACCACCAATCCGCTCGCCGCGTGGTGGTCGGGCACGCTCACGGGTGAGATGCCGGAGCTCAAGGGGAAGTTCGGGG contains these protein-coding regions:
- a CDS encoding carboxymuconolactone decarboxylase family protein; this translates as MEPRMNLFDREIGARIGKRIYAVSQVIQESPLPKETQELVQLRASQINGCGFCVDIHGKDAAAAGESSARLNLVATWRHSTVFTEAERAALALVEEGTRIADASPGVSDGTWGRVREHFDEDQAIALVSLIAMINATNRLGVILNNQGGSYEPGALATVAG
- a CDS encoding RNA polymerase sigma-70 factor, producing the protein MKRRERTVDEHGERRTGTAERGPGDDPMDSATQTFVTHRNLLFTVAYEMLGSAADAEDVLQETWLRWAGVDLDAVRDRRAFLVRMVTRQALTRLRTLRRRKESYVGPWLPEPLLTAPDVADDVELADSVSMAMLLVLETLAPTERAVFVLREVFDLEYAEIADAVGKSPAAVRQIAHRARAHVAARRPREVVSPARTRGVLAAFQRAVETGDLQRLLDVIAPDVVLLTDGGGVVRAALAPVVGADDVAEVLGRLDGVILEPAQVNGAPALIVRRGGAIDTVMAVRVDGGLITGLYAVRNPAKLSRVERETPVSR
- a CDS encoding M13 family metallopeptidase; the encoded protein is MSILDDARAGMNPDIRPQDDLFGHVNGHWLDTEKIPEDRSSWGPFVQLADTAEQQVKTIIQELAEQAGADGAAASEDARKIAALYASFMDEETIAARGLAPAQPLIDEVAGLGSTQELAAFLGRFERVGGSGLFGSYIDSDDRDSDRYLFNVLQGGLGLPDESYYREEKFAEIREKYAAHLTDLLTLGKHADPEAAARTVLALETKLAAGHWERAETRDVLKTYNLTTLDELTALAPEFDWRAFAEGLGGSDATIAETCVRQPSYLTHLSGVLAEVPIEQWRDWALTRVLRACSPYLSDEFVRNNFEFYGRTLNGTPELRARWKRAVSLVEGAMGEAVGKEYVARHFPPSSKAMMDDLVANLLEAYRQSIARLDWMTDETKERAYEKLATFRPKIGYPDTFRDYSALQVTDGDLLANAQAAAAFETDRELRKIGSPVDRDEWFMLPQTVNAYYNPGTNEICFPAGILQKPFFSPEADAAENYGGIGAVIGHEIGHGFDDQGAQYDGAGNLNDWWTADDKTAFEAKSKALIKQYDGFSPRNLPGEFVNGSLTVGENIGDLGGLTIGHTAYLISLGAAELPEAGGLTGTQRLFMNWSYCWRTKRRTEQEQQYLTIDPHSPPEFRANIVRNLDEFHEAFATTESDGLWLDPAERVRIW
- a CDS encoding GntR family transcriptional regulator; translated protein: MPIENRPLREQVKEELLRRLGSGTIATSETINEVQLATELGVSRTPLREALITLEREGVITSERGRGFRFTPLSAQEFRDLTAIVATLEALALQSSSPEHLAEIAPRLLEEAHAFAVPQAPHEVIERYDDAWHDLLLSGCANDRLMKLITSLKVTMHRYERVALGDQDVLERSAAEHERIALCLRRGDLDAAVVALKENWNSGMDRILERFTD
- a CDS encoding SDR family NAD(P)-dependent oxidoreductase; its protein translation is MISLDGKRAIVTGAAAGIGRATAQVLAELGARVVIADIDVDGGEQTAKDTGGTFVRCDVSRRADCEAVAAAARERFGGVDVLFNNAGVIRRSTVCDITEDDWDLVMAVNVRSVLLLSRLVIPGMAAQGGGSIVNTGSGWGMSGGARAVSYCASKGAVVNMTRAMAIDHGPDNIRVNCVCPGDTATGMLADEARQLGESADGFYAEAADRPLGRIGQPRDIAQTVAFLASDASAFISGAIIPVDGAGTA
- a CDS encoding ATP-NAD kinase family protein is translated as MRRPRVGLVVNPVAGLGGRVGLGGTDGPERVRRAMELGARPLAGARAAQALRALRARLEAGDLEVLTVPGPMGADAVRAAGLVPVVVPMRAVAVVVASTPRGERRAPTVADAVATDGTEAVATGGSHTTSTVVAASPDASGADAASAATTECVSTSAAETGPVASGTDATSVVAIRADAAFADAPGGGTAFTVTAGSVVTSGDATSVDVAGAVVASVDGDEAGAGVGTSSGDATSADPVGSVASASASASATATGAGTVTASAHTTSAVRALVGAGVDLLLFAGGDGTARDVLRAVPGEGGDRCPVLGIPTGVKMHSAVFAVGPAAAGEVAGAWLAGSGGVRLRDAEVMDRDEGALRDGRVASRLFGWLPVPDVPARVQQRKTGSTATTGDASTGIAAEVAGRVGEGPLVLGPGTTTRAVATALGADASLAGVDVLALRAGRADVVARDTGEAELLARIGAGPCWIGLSPIGGQGFLLGRGNQQISPRVLRAAGGRDRLLVLCPEHKLAALGGRPLLLDTGDPELDAELSGYLPVLTGHRRISLYPATH
- the gcvPB gene encoding aminomethyl-transferring glycine dehydrogenase subunit GcvPB, yielding MSDHHMPVSVTPEDARIAPKPGLRRYQQASWDEKLVFELGGPGERGVLVPAPDPSLDIPEIPAALRRTTPPALPELSQQQVLRHYMRLSQENLGADLNIDVGQGTCTMKYSPKINDQFVRDPRIAALHPLQDDDTVQGVLRIIHDLEQLLKEISGMDRVSLQPAAGSAAIYANVAMIRAYFAARGEAEQRDEVITTIFSHPSNAACAKTAGFKVITLHPDADGYPDIEALKAAVGPRTAALLITNPEDTGIYNPRIEEFVRIVHDAGGLCSYDQANANGILGITRARDAGFDLCHFNLHKTFSTPHACGGPAAGACAVTSELAPYLPYPTVEFDGTRHFLDHDRPQSVGKMRPFHGVVPNLVRAYAWIMTLGADGLRAAAETAVLNNNYLLHKVRQIPGVSVPYAEGRPRVEQVRYSWEKLHEDTGVHSEDIGLRTADFGTHYWTSHHPYLVPEPMTLEPTESYSRADLDEYAAILTEVAREAYEDPETVRTAPHRSSVHRVRPEALDDPKTWAVSWRAYRRKILGEPA
- the gcvPA gene encoding aminomethyl-transferring glycine dehydrogenase subunit GcvPA, with product MTSSQAQPAAHPYIPNTVPAVRQAMLDEIGAASVEEFYADIPDAIRLHRPLDLPAPLASEAELGRHMEQLLARNTSTRQALSFLGSGCYQHHVPAVVDEIVNRGEFLTAYAGEPYEDHGRFQALWEYQSMMAELLDVEVVNVPVYDGFQATGTALRMAGRITGRRGIVVATATDADKLSRIRDYVRPDHDVSVVPVDRESGRADLDAVREALAAGDVAAVYAESPSAAGIVDESLPELAELAHAAGALYVVGCNPLTLGALAPPSSYGADIACGDIQPLGIHQNFGGGNAGFIATRDEERLVAEFPSRLFGLVPTTVEGEYGFGDVAYERTSFARREEGKEWVGTAAALHGIGAGVYLALMGPQGMREIGETILALTAYARRRLAEVPCVEVPFGEALHFADFTVRYSGARTAAEIRARLKERGIFGGAVTGDREAVYCVTEVHTKADIDRLATTLEEIVK
- a CDS encoding ABC transporter substrate-binding protein, whose amino-acid sequence is MSTRPSRRRVVTAGLAVSASALLGSCAMGGAGGAGGDPHELGGDDEDGSAGQRAAKLTGKITVWSWDVAATAMKRLRGPFEERHPGVTVDVVDIGYDNAYDKITVGLRGGTGLPDVLTMEGSYLPRYTANFPTGFYDVARRGGRFRDDFDRAAWRTVTGGAGREKVFGLPWDIGPCALYYRTDHLRAAGVDPKSLRTWDDYVRVGVRVKEATGHKLLVHDPTGSGMFPMLLQQQGQSSFVDGRIALETPAAVRALTLMKRLADHGLLAYEKNWDGLVTAHKEGKVTTNPLAAWWSGTLTGEMPELKGKFGVLPLPGFTADGVRTSNIGGSTLCVPAQSEHAEAAWEFIRFVLTDTGNQVAMLKREGLFPAYLPALDDPYLSERQEYFGGQRVNAVFARLARNIPPVEYTKDDAKEKDITISAVNSVLLRGKDPRAALASAAQRLADATGRKRVA